ATGATAGAGCAAGAGCATGCAGAACAGCGCGAGCGGCAGGACGCAGGCGGTCACCAGCAGAACCAGCCAGGTCCGCACGCGAAATGAGGGCGAAGGACGGGGGGAGCGCAATCCGGGCGACCGGGCGGTGTTCCCGTCCGGAGTATCAGACATCAGCTCTCGAATCCCACATCAGGTCTCACCGGCGATCCATTTGGCCAAGCGTTGTTCCGGGCCGAGCCCGGAAAAGGCACTATACTCGGGGTAGCAACTATAGCTTCCCGCGCAAACGGGTAAATAGTTGGCCCGTGACAACAGGCCCGCCGCGGGAATATTCCGAGCGGCGGGCCCAAGGCTCAGCTTCCGACCGGGCCGCCGTCCTGCTTGGTGACGACCACCACCGACGGGCGCGGCGGCATGCCGGGCTCGAAGTCGGGCCAGCGGGTCAGCGGGTTCTCCAGGGTCGAGCCCTCGCCCTCGGCCGGGTGCTGCACGGCCAGGAACAGCGTCTTCCCGTCGGGCGTGAACTCCGGCCCGCACATCTCCGCCCCGGCCGGGCAGCCGAAGAAGAACTTGACCAGCGCCCGCCCCGGCCCTTCCAGGTCGCAGGCATACATGCCGTCCGGGATGCCGTTCTTCGCCTGCGCCTCGCCCTGGTCGGTCGAGATCCACAGCCGTCCCTGCGGATCGAACGCGCAGTTGTCCGGCGAGGACAGCCACACGTCCGTGGCCGGATGGTAGGCCGCCTTGTCCTTCTCCGAGGCGGGATTGCCGGCCAGCAGAACGTGGTCCCAGCGGAAGGTCCCGGCCGCATGGTCGGCCTCCCGGCCGGCGCCGCCGGGCGGGATCAACTCGACGATCTGGCCGTGGCGGTTCTCCGGACGCGGATTGACCGCGTCGACCTGGCCTGCCTTGCGGCGCGAGTTGTTGGTGCACATGACGTAGACGCGGCCGTTGACCGGGTTCGGCTCCACGTCCTCCGGACGGTCCATCGGCGTGGCGCCGACCAGGTCGGCGGCGCGCCGGGTCTCGATCAGCACCTCGGCCTGGCTCTCGAAGCCATTGGCCGCGGTCAGCGGTCCCTGCCCGTGGACCAGCGGCAGCCACTCCAGGGTGCCGTCGTCGCCGAACCTGGCGACCGACAGGGTCCCCTCGTCCAGCAGGTCGCGGTTGGCGGCCCGGTCGTTCGGGTCGTAGGTGCCCTTCGTGACGAAGCGGTAGAGATAGTCGAACCGCTCGTCGTCGCCGGAATACAGCACGACGCGGCCGTCCTTGTTGAGGATGCTGGTCGCGCCTTCGTGCTTGAACCGGCCGAGCGCCGTCCGCTTCACCGGCACGGACGCGGCGTCGTAGGGGTCGTACTCGGTCATCCAGCCGAACCGGTTGGACTCGTTGGGCTCCTTGCCCAGGTCGAAGCGGTCGACGGTCTCGTGCCACCAGTAGCGCGACTCCGCCGAGATGCCGTAGCGCTCGTAATGCTTGGCCTGCGGCGACGACGCCGGGTCGCCGCCGCCGAAATAGCCGTTGAAGTTCTCCTCCGAGATCAGGATCGTGCCCCACGGCGTCTTGCCGCCGGCGCAGTTGTTGAGCACGCCGTAGACCGTGGTGCCGGCCGGGTCCGCGCCGGTCCGCATGCGCGCGTGCCCGGCGGCCGGGCCGGAGATGCGACAGGCCGTGTTCATGGTGATCCGGCGGGCATAGGGGCTGCCGTCGACCACGGCCCAGCGCCCGTTCTCCTTCCTGACCTCGACGACGGTATGGCCATGGGCCGCCATCTCGACCTTTGTTTCCTCAGCGGTTGTGCCGCGCTCCTTCTGTTTCCCGTCCGCGCCGGTCCGGAGCCAATCGGCGAACATCAGCTCGGGCGCCGTGTATTCTGGTTGATACCGAGAAGCCCGTGTTCCGAACTGTCGGAGCCGTGGGGCAGCGGCAGGTAGCCGATGTAATCGCAGTTATAGCCGAACTGCTTCTCCTGCGCGGCGCCGGTCAGGTTCTTCGGGTCGAACGCCGGCGCGTCCGGCATCACCTTGTCGCCCCAGCGGATCAGCAGGTCCGCGTCGTAGCCGGGAGCCACCTGGTGGGAGTCCAGGATGACATGCCTCGGCTGCGTGAAGGTGAGCGTCGAAGCGCCCTGCGCCGCCGCCTCGGACGGCCGCAGCACGCCGGCGGCGGCTCCCGTCGCGAAGGCGGCGCCCAGGGCGGTCGTGGTGCCGAGCAGGCCTTTCAGCAGGTCGCGCCTGCCCGCCCTCATCCCGGAGACCTCCAGGAACGGGGTATTGGTCGAATCATTGCTGCCGATATCGTCGGCGTCCTCGACGACGATGGGCTCGAAGCGCTGGTCCAGGCTCTTCGCCATGGTCTCCCTTCCTCTTTATCTTAACCCGGCCGTTCTTTCGGGCCGGCACGGACAGGCTAGCCCCGGCCGGGGCCGGCTGTCATCCGTTCAGGCGGATCAAGCACTTAAGGACAGCCGGTTCCACGTGCGCGATCCGTCCCCATATGTACGGTACGGTACGCGCGAGGCGACCCCATGAGCGTGCCGTCCGGGAGAGAGCATGGGCCTGATCTTCGATGCCGGTTCGGATCCGCAGCGCCGCGCCTTCGCGGAGCGAGCCGTCCTGCGCTACTGGCTCCGGCATCCCGAGATGGCGCAGCGGTACGGCACCGAAGGCCGCCGGCGCTGCGTCGAGGACCTTCAATACACGCTGCTCTATCTGGAGGCCGCCACCGCCACCGGCAGCCTGGAGCTGTTCCGCAGCTACACGGAATGGCTCCGGTCGATCTTCATCTGCCACCACCTCGACGTCGCCGACTTGGCCGGAACGCTGGAAACGCTTCTGGAAATCTTCACCGAGCGCGGCGACGCCCTGCCGGCCGAGTACCTGGCCGACAGCCTGCGGCTGATGGACAGCATGGAGGACGTGCCCCCGAACCTGCTGGCGGAGAACAACCCGCACCGGACCCTGGCCCAGGGTTACCTGGCGCTGCTGCTCGACCAGGACCGGCAGGGCGCCGCGGACCTGATCATCAACGCCGCCGACACGGGCATCCCGCTGACCGACCTCTACCTGCACGTCTTCCAGCCCTGCCTGCACGAGGTGGGCCGGCTCTGGATGACCGGCCGGCTCACCATCCCGCAGGAGCATTTCGC
This is a stretch of genomic DNA from Skermanella sp. TT6. It encodes these proteins:
- a CDS encoding B12-binding domain-containing protein codes for the protein MGLIFDAGSDPQRRAFAERAVLRYWLRHPEMAQRYGTEGRRRCVEDLQYTLLYLEAATATGSLELFRSYTEWLRSIFICHHLDVADLAGTLETLLEIFTERGDALPAEYLADSLRLMDSMEDVPPNLLAENNPHRTLAQGYLALLLDQDRQGAADLIINAADTGIPLTDLYLHVFQPCLHEVGRLWMTGRLTIPQEHFATTATQSILAQLQPYAACRSGTGRRLLAVCIDGELHEIGLRMVGDVFTLNGWETTFLGASVPVAGIVGAVKADRPELLALSVTIAPNLPKAAALVEALRADPGCANTRIIVGGHPFNRCPDLWRRIGADAHGRDAAAAVAWADRHFALPGPA